In one Myxococcales bacterium genomic region, the following are encoded:
- a CDS encoding SDR family NAD(P)-dependent oxidoreductase, translating to MKHTVIVCGHGPGISDAVARKFGREGHPVALVARSGERLKAAAAAMTAAGIKAQAFPCDLGNVEAVRGLVREVRAALGPVGVVHWNAYGGGAGDLTTAPTAELRAVLDVTVHGLLAATQEALPDLKANKGALLVTGGGFAFYDASVDAAAAQWGAMGLAVGKAAQHKVVGLLREKLTPQGVFVGEVVVLGMVKGTAFDTGNATLEASAIADKFWELAQARTTSSVNFG from the coding sequence ATGAAGCACACCGTTATCGTCTGTGGACACGGGCCCGGGATCTCCGACGCGGTCGCGCGCAAGTTTGGCCGCGAGGGCCATCCTGTCGCGCTCGTCGCGCGCAGTGGCGAACGCCTCAAGGCAGCGGCGGCGGCGATGACCGCCGCGGGCATCAAGGCCCAGGCGTTCCCGTGTGACCTCGGCAACGTCGAGGCGGTTCGAGGTCTCGTGCGCGAGGTCCGCGCCGCGTTGGGCCCCGTCGGCGTGGTCCACTGGAATGCGTACGGTGGCGGCGCCGGCGACCTGACGACGGCCCCGACAGCCGAACTCCGCGCGGTGCTCGACGTCACCGTCCACGGCTTGCTCGCCGCAACGCAGGAGGCCCTCCCCGATCTCAAGGCCAACAAGGGGGCGCTCTTGGTCACCGGCGGCGGGTTCGCCTTCTACGATGCGAGCGTCGACGCGGCCGCCGCCCAGTGGGGCGCCATGGGCCTCGCCGTCGGGAAGGCTGCCCAGCACAAAGTCGTGGGCCTCCTCCGCGAAAAGCTCACGCCGCAAGGTGTCTTCGTCGGCGAGGTCGTCGTCCTGGGCATGGTGAAGGGCACCGCCTTCGACACCGGCAACGCGACGCTCGAAGCTTCGGCCATCGCCGACAAATTCTGGGAGCTTGCCCAGGCGCGCACCACGAGTTCGGTTAACTTCGGTTGA
- a CDS encoding TIM44-like domain-containing protein, whose protein sequence is MRRILSCLFLALILLAHVTAVARPGGGSSFSGSSRSSSSSGSRSSGSSSSGSRSTGSSSTGSGSSGSSRSSSGSTGSSGSSGSSGGVVVLPSGSYGSSGGGAESGGGGAGIAVGAVVALFFLAFAAVVLWALFMKKKPAPGWETAGAVEEDRAPRRELERLRVYDPNFSLALFDDFLVALYTEVRMAQGQGTLARYAPYLAPAVLAALQSQPRGDIRSVIVGAVALESTSDVESSETVEVCVAFTVNYDVGGAAVYAEDELWFQRARGARSRTPDKARLIGCPNCGAPLDMVVGGVCKHCNSNVTQQGAFDWVATSYTERAREARGPLLTTTVEEVGTDFPTIVDPEAHGRYRALTERDPQIDLPARVVQTFNTFQKAWASRDLSAMRPLMSDALFSTQAYWIEEYRRQRLRNITENARVLRTDLAAVTDDAFFDSVTFRVFAGSLDYTISDDDGRVVAGNRQKERLYSEYWTFLRGRGVQGPSKPENACPHCGAPLKLNMSGHCEYCSTKVTTGAFDWVLSRIEQDEVYRG, encoded by the coding sequence GTGAGACGGATTCTCTCGTGTCTCTTCCTCGCCCTTATCCTCCTCGCTCACGTGACGGCCGTCGCCAGGCCCGGCGGCGGTAGCTCCTTCAGCGGCAGCAGCCGCAGCTCGTCCAGCAGCGGCAGCCGCTCCAGCGGCAGTTCGTCGAGCGGCAGTCGGTCGACGGGCAGCAGCTCGACGGGCAGCGGCTCCTCCGGCTCGTCGCGCTCCTCGAGCGGATCGACCGGCTCAAGCGGCTCAAGCGGCTCGAGCGGTGGCGTCGTCGTCCTTCCGAGCGGCTCCTATGGCTCTTCCGGCGGTGGCGCCGAGAGCGGCGGCGGCGGCGCGGGCATCGCGGTCGGTGCCGTTGTCGCCCTCTTCTTCCTCGCGTTCGCCGCGGTCGTCCTTTGGGCGCTGTTCATGAAGAAGAAGCCGGCGCCCGGCTGGGAGACGGCGGGCGCTGTGGAAGAAGACCGCGCCCCGCGCCGCGAGCTCGAGCGCTTGCGCGTCTACGATCCCAACTTCTCGCTCGCGCTCTTCGATGACTTCCTCGTGGCGCTCTACACGGAAGTTCGCATGGCGCAGGGGCAGGGGACCCTCGCTCGTTATGCGCCGTACCTTGCACCCGCGGTCCTCGCCGCGCTGCAGAGTCAGCCGCGCGGCGACATTCGCAGCGTCATCGTGGGCGCCGTCGCGCTCGAGTCGACGTCTGACGTGGAGTCGAGCGAAACCGTCGAGGTCTGCGTCGCCTTCACCGTCAACTACGACGTCGGAGGCGCGGCCGTCTACGCGGAAGACGAGCTGTGGTTCCAGCGAGCCCGCGGCGCGCGGTCTCGAACGCCCGACAAGGCACGACTCATCGGCTGCCCCAACTGCGGCGCGCCGCTCGACATGGTCGTGGGCGGCGTCTGCAAGCATTGCAACTCCAACGTGACCCAGCAGGGGGCCTTCGATTGGGTCGCCACCTCGTACACAGAGCGCGCGCGCGAGGCCCGCGGTCCGCTCCTCACGACGACCGTCGAGGAAGTTGGTACCGACTTTCCGACCATCGTCGACCCGGAGGCGCACGGCCGCTATCGCGCCCTCACGGAGCGAGACCCGCAGATCGATCTGCCGGCGCGCGTCGTGCAAACGTTCAACACCTTCCAAAAGGCGTGGGCTTCGCGCGATCTAAGCGCCATGCGGCCGCTCATGAGCGACGCGCTCTTCTCGACGCAGGCTTATTGGATCGAGGAATACCGGCGCCAGCGGCTCCGGAACATCACCGAGAACGCCCGCGTTCTTCGGACCGACTTGGCCGCCGTCACCGACGACGCGTTCTTCGATTCGGTGACCTTCCGCGTCTTCGCCGGGAGCCTCGACTACACGATCTCCGACGACGACGGCCGCGTCGTCGCGGGCAATCGTCAGAAGGAGCGCCTCTACTCGGAGTACTGGACGTTCTTGCGCGGCCGCGGCGTCCAGGGACCGTCGAAGCCGGAGAACGCGTGCCCGCACTGCGGCGCGCCGCTAAAGCTGAACATGAGCGGTCACTGCGAGTATTGCTCGACGAAGGTCACGACGGGCGCCTTCGACTGGGTGCTCTCGCGCATCGAACAAGACGAAGTCTATCGCGGCTGA